The Deltaproteobacteria bacterium genome has a segment encoding these proteins:
- a CDS encoding DUF932 domain-containing protein, whose translation MPRLTQIDEVLFPVEEHPVFVSVPTESGERRLSVPDKKAIVNKKTNRVLGVVSRGYRLVTNREALDWAYQCCQTAFPETKPGEWEVKATDAPGTGGHCFVDLVHNSAALDFQFVPAKDRPDAFGPFIRVTNSYNGLRALAFDIGFLRKVCKNGLILPKSIIRFKFTHLQRDIGKEINFEVAHERLSKLRASFSEYLGVLRDCKVTHQEFEPLFRGVLLIRKPKDMKPDGPIASDWGVLSQHMGALCSRYRDDLGENAYAVFNAITEFASHPPENRCVHRDRHSFQRLAGDWMSRFSQECRQPGFAISDYLANLAKGNGNGKVATDGAGGTRAWQ comes from the coding sequence ATGCCCCGATTAACACAAATTGACGAAGTTCTGTTTCCAGTCGAAGAGCACCCGGTTTTTGTGAGTGTTCCTACGGAATCTGGAGAGCGGCGGCTCTCGGTGCCTGATAAGAAAGCGATTGTGAACAAAAAGACCAATCGGGTGTTGGGGGTGGTCAGCAGGGGCTACAGGTTGGTGACAAATCGCGAGGCGTTGGACTGGGCATATCAGTGCTGCCAAACCGCCTTCCCCGAAACCAAACCCGGCGAGTGGGAGGTGAAAGCAACTGACGCCCCGGGGACCGGTGGGCATTGCTTCGTTGACCTCGTTCACAACTCAGCGGCCTTGGACTTCCAATTCGTTCCAGCCAAGGACCGGCCGGACGCATTCGGGCCGTTCATCCGTGTAACGAACAGCTATAACGGTTTGAGGGCGCTCGCCTTCGACATTGGTTTTCTTCGAAAGGTCTGCAAGAATGGATTGATCCTCCCCAAATCGATCATCCGCTTTAAATTCACTCATCTGCAGAGGGATATCGGAAAAGAGATCAATTTTGAGGTCGCACATGAGCGCCTCTCCAAACTCAGAGCCAGCTTCAGTGAATATCTGGGCGTCCTTCGAGATTGCAAGGTCACCCATCAGGAATTTGAACCGCTGTTCCGTGGGGTTCTTCTGATCCGAAAGCCAAAGGATATGAAACCAGATGGTCCAATAGCCAGCGATTGGGGTGTTCTGTCTCAACACATGGGTGCTCTCTGCAGTCGATACAGAGATGATCTTGGTGAAAACGCCTATGCGGTATTCAACGCAATCACCGAGTTCGCTTCGCACCCGCCCGAGAACCGATGCGTCCACAGGGATCGCCATAGTTTTCAGAGGTTGGCCGGCGATTGGATGAGCCGGTTCAGCCAGGAGTGCCGCCAGCCCGGGTTTGCCATTTCCGACTACCTGGCAAATTTGGCCAAGGGCAACGGTAACGGCAAGGTGGCGACCGATGGGGCAGGTGGCACAAGGGCATGGCAATAG
- a CDS encoding ADP-ribosylglycohydrolase family protein — translation MGILNGGDGSTRRDFLDIDILSRAQGSLLGQLAGDSLGSLVEFRAPDDIRREYPNGVQKLADGGTWNTIAGQPTDDSEMALSLARMLADQGRYDPDEARKAYIFWLDSGPFDCGMTVAGGLRGRPNPDSQANGAMMRISPLGIFGANHDAELVAEWARQDAAITHPHPICQQANALFTMAIAHAIRQGCDGRDLYEQIVTWAEDMKVDGSLLEAVRGAAESPPADYVHQQGWVLTAFRNALWQLLHTTNLEEAVMDTVMRGGDTDTNAAICGAILGAVHGRDAVPGQWVDSLLNCRPAAGQPNVRHPRPECFWPVDALELAERLLVFDQRDMPTNQEKEY, via the coding sequence ATGGGAATATTGAACGGAGGCGACGGCTCAACGCGCCGGGACTTCCTCGACATCGATATACTCTCCCGCGCCCAGGGCTCCCTACTTGGCCAGCTCGCAGGAGACTCCCTTGGCAGCCTGGTCGAGTTTCGGGCTCCAGATGACATCCGGCGGGAATACCCGAACGGCGTCCAGAAACTTGCTGACGGAGGCACTTGGAACACGATTGCTGGCCAACCGACCGACGATTCCGAGATGGCGCTTTCGCTGGCCCGCATGCTGGCGGACCAGGGAAGGTACGATCCCGATGAAGCCAGAAAAGCGTACATCTTTTGGCTGGACTCCGGTCCCTTCGATTGCGGTATGACCGTCGCCGGAGGTCTGCGGGGTCGTCCCAATCCGGACAGCCAGGCCAACGGCGCGATGATGAGGATCAGCCCGCTGGGCATCTTCGGAGCCAACCATGACGCTGAGTTGGTTGCCGAGTGGGCACGGCAGGACGCGGCGATCACCCATCCCCATCCGATTTGTCAGCAAGCCAATGCATTATTCACGATGGCGATTGCCCATGCCATCCGCCAGGGGTGCGATGGTCGAGATCTGTACGAGCAGATCGTGACCTGGGCGGAAGACATGAAGGTGGATGGGAGCCTTCTGGAAGCGGTCCGAGGTGCCGCCGAATCACCGCCAGCGGATTATGTCCACCAGCAGGGGTGGGTGCTGACGGCATTCCGCAACGCCCTGTGGCAGCTTTTGCATACCACGAATCTGGAGGAAGCCGTTATGGACACCGTCATGCGCGGCGGAGACACCGACACCAACGCCGCCATCTGTGGCGCGATCCTGGGCGCTGTGCACGGCCGGGACGCCGTCCCCGGCCAATGGGTCGACTCCCTGCTCAATTGCCGCCCCGCAGCGGGACAGCCTAATGTGCGCCATCCCCGGCCCGAGTGTTTCTGGCCTGTGGATGCGTTGGAGCTTGCGGAGCGGTTACTCGTGTTCGATCAGCGGGATATGCCGACGAACCAGGAGAAAGAATATTGA